In Nicotiana tabacum cultivar K326 chromosome 19, ASM71507v2, whole genome shotgun sequence, one DNA window encodes the following:
- the LOC107768428 gene encoding uncharacterized protein LOC107768428, protein MVPRDKYAATVSEQRLHQNFESMNPQVNDYDGRVGYLNTSLRLKSRSMSSDSDEDGRPKRFRPSPESNSEDGEMNFVNEANLLGLALKKTPSFLNLIETQLSEGKKGSSSSSPPRQLGRPADSSRKGNQMNSSKNANRNRSKMEDFAAVSEKLKASNFPAIKLKIGDWERVSRYEGDLIAKCYYAKRKLVWEILDGPLKSKIEMQWSDIIAIRAIILQNDQSGVLEIELNQPPYFYRETNPQPRKHTLWQQTSDFTGGQAPTYRRHWIRFPPGVLDKHYEKLLHYDARLNELSKQPFPSQLSPYFESDVPEFSDFFDNRYGSQFFPKMHHPIRFSSSVLIPNHPMHNKRTTMAPVRHFNSSFSVSGERRSNYANTNQRRVLLRQGPNNLVNVAMGNQTIGMLPVSTTPQANLGIPTQNYQAMYQQNELTGHNQDNVVLNYIENHLLNDNPMASSNELKLVGNADSMYSSFEHHQNGSVDATNDEHGLNFGYHMIDNYAQDAVPNNGLAYAEPINWMVPQETHQNLKLEQFMEHSTSLSTYSDTVHGCYPTPDVYGEQKSRVQGE, encoded by the exons ATGGTTCCCCGAGATAAATATGCTGCTACTGTTTCTGAGCAACGGCTTCATCAAAACTTTGAATCTATGAACCCACAAGTTAACGATTATGATGGACGCGTTGGCTATCTAAACACCAGCCTTCGACTAAAAAGCCGAAGTATGAGCTCAGATTCAGATGAAGATGGTCGCCCCAAACGGTTCAGGCCGTCACCAGAATCTAATTCAGAG GATGGAGAAATGAATTTTGTCAATGAGGCAAACCTTCTTGGTCTGGCACTAAAGAAGACGCCATCTTTTTTGAACTTAATAGAAACACAACTTTCAGAAGGAAAGAAAGGAAGTTCTTCTAGCAGTCCTCCGCGCCAATTGGGAAGACCAGCAGATTCTTCTCGcaaaggaaatcaaatgaatTCTTCGAAAAATGCTAATAGAAATAGGTCAAAGATGGAGGATTTTGCTGCTGTTTCTGAAAAATTGAAGGCTTCCAACTTCCCTGCTATAAAGCTCAAGATTGGTGACTGGGAG AGAGTTTCAAGGTACGAAGGTGATTTGATAGCAAAATGTTATTATGCTAAGCGAAAATTAGTATGGGAAATTCTAGATGGACCACTGAAGAGCAAGATTGAAATGCAATGGTCAGATATCATTGCTATTAGAGCCATCATTCTACAAAATGATCAATCAGGAGTTCTCGAGATTGAG TTGAACCAACCACCTTACTTTTATCGTGAAACAAATCCTCAACCTCGAAAGCACACATTATGGCAGCAGACATCAGATTTTACTGGAGGCCAAGCTCCCACTTACAG GAGGCACTGGATTAGATTTCCTCCCGGAGTACTTGACAAGCACTATGAGAAGCTACTACATTATGATGCAAGGCTGAATGAACTAAGCAAACAACCTTTCCCTAGCCAATTATCTCCTTATTTTGAATCAGATGTTCCTGAATTTTCAGATTTCTTTGACAATAGATATGGATCCCAGTTTTTCCCCAAGATGCATCATCCTATTCGTTTCTCTTCTTCTGTTTTAATCCCTAACCATCCAATGCATAATAAAAGAACAACGATGGCACCTGTCAGACATTTCAATTCAAGTTTTTCAGTGTCAG GTGAGAGGAGAAGTAACTATGCAAACACCAACCAAAGGAGGGTGCTTTTGCGCCAAGGACCAAACAACTTGGTGAATGTTGCAATGGGAAATCAAACTATTGGAATGTTGCCCGTTTCTACAACACCACAAGCTAATTTGGGTATTCCAACACAGAATTATCAAGCTATGTATCAACAAAATGAGTTGACGGGACATAATCAAGATAATGTAGTGctaaactatatagagaaccattTATTGAATGACAATCCAATGGCATCCTCCAATGAATTAAAACTAGTTGGAAATGCAGACTCGATGTACTCATCGTTCGAGCATCACCAAAATGGAAGTGTTGATGCTACAAATGATGAACATGGTTTAAACTTTGGTTATCATATGATAGACAACTATGCACAGGATGCTGTACCAAACAATGGACTGGCTTACGCGGAGCCAATTAATTGGATGGTTCCTCAAGAAACACATCAAAATCTAAAGTTGGAACAATTTATGGAGCATTCAACTAGTCTTTCTACCTATTCTGATACAGTCCATGGATGTTATCCAACTCCAGATGTTTACGGCGAACAAAAAAGTAGGGTTCAAGGGGAGTAG
- the LOC107768430 gene encoding uncharacterized protein LOC107768430, whose amino-acid sequence MKREKLDKCFGRFLEMLKNLYVNIPFTEVFTQMHAYANFLKEILSSKRKLEETIMVKLNAHCSAILKNKIPQKCGDPGSFTIPCLLGSAKFDKALYDSGTSINLMPLSVFRRLEGELGVIKSIPVSLQLADQTTILPEGIIEDILVWVDKFVFPVDFIVVDMEVNKEVPLILGRPFLCTGRAILDIYEGQLMLIVGNEKVVFQMRRIMKYLSDEMSAYSCFKLDIVGELAKK is encoded by the coding sequence ATGAAGCGAGAGAAACTTGACAAAtgttttgggcgattcttggagatgcTCAAGAACCTTTATGTAAACATTCCCTTCACAGAGGTATTCACTCAGATGCATGCTTATGCAAATTTCTTGAAGGAAATTCTGTCTAGCAAGAGAAAATTAGAGGAAACAATAATGGTCAAGTTAAATGCCCACTGTAGTGCGATATTGAAAAACAAAATTCCTCAAAAGTGTGGGGATCCAGGAAGCTTCACCATACCATGCTTATTGGGGAGTGCAAAGTTTGACAAGGCCCTCTATGATTCTGGGACGTCTATAAATCTAATGCCTTTATCTGTATTCAGGAGACTGGAAGGTGAGCTTGGAGTGATCAAATCAATACCAGTGTCCCTACAACTGGCTGACCAGACCACTATTTTACCTGAGGGAATTATTGAAGATATTCTAGTGTGGGTGGATAAGTTTGTGTTCCCCGTAGACTTTATTGTGGTGGATATGGAGGTGAACAAGGAGGTGCCTCTAATTCTGGGGAGGCCATTTTTATGTACAGGTAGAGCTATCCTTGATATCTATGAGGGGCAGCTTATGCTCATAGTGGGCAATGAAAAAGTGGTGTTTCAGATGAGGAGGATAATGAAATACCTCAGTGATGAGATGTCCGCCTACTCGTGTTTCAAGCTAGATATTGTAGGGGAATTAGCTAAAAAATAA